In Pelodiscus sinensis isolate JC-2024 unplaced genomic scaffold, ASM4963464v1 ctg167, whole genome shotgun sequence, one genomic interval encodes:
- the F12 gene encoding coagulation factor XII isoform X2 — MARLLLLALLLSPGAAPPDRPAKPPRTKGEGTAADGEPCHFPFRYQRKMHHSCLWGGPHGPRPWCATTPNYDWDHKWTLCGEDKRVTDPCKPNPCENGGACTGTGGGYRCVCPAPFHGRHCQKACATNPCANGGLCVAVKREQVCSCPSGYLGPFCDTVQGQACYSGRGLLYRGMANTTLSGAQCLPWDSDLLAHEFSTRSMPHARRWGLGSHAFCRNPDNDTRPWCYMLREGQLLWEFCSVPPCEPHAGAVEAGGQAGAVPTSSSASPAQACGQQYKKSVSARSRIVGGLVALAASHPYLAALHLGQRFCGGTLIASCWVLTAAHCLQHRPNVSHISVGLGRIHYNSSTQGSAELGAQSYVLHENYSQVTQRHDIALVRLREQAPGRCAELSRSILPACLPSPREPLNASRPCEIAGWGHLYEGAEALSGELQEAVLPIVPHELCCSPGLHGARVTADMLCAGYLEGGTDACQGDSGGPLVCEEQGRATLRGIISWGVGCGEQSKPGVYTNVARYLPWIQAHLGQAPAQ; from the exons ATggcccggctgctgctgctggctctgctgctcagccctggggcagcccccccg GATCGGCCCGCCAAGCCGCCGAGGACAAAGGGCGAGG GGACAGCAGCCGATGGAGAGCCCTGTCACTTCCCCTTCCGCTACCAGCGCAAGATGCACCATTCCTGCCTGTGGGGCGGCCCGCACGGCCCCCGGCCCTG GTGCGCCACGACCCCGAACTACGACTGGGACCACAAGTGGACTCTCTGTGGGGAGGACAAGAGAGTGACAG ATCCCTGCAAGCCGAACCCCTGTGAGAACGGAGGGGCCTGCACGGGCACCGGGGGCGGCTACCGCTGCgtgtgccctgcccccttccacggCCGGCACTGCCAGAAAG CGTGTGCCACCAACCCCTGTGCCAACggtgggctctgtgtggcagTGAAGCGGGAGCAGGTCTGCAGCTGCCCGAGCGGCTACCTCGGGCCGTTCTGCGACACAG TCCAGGGGCAGGCCTGCTACAGCGGGCGCGGGCTCCTGTACCGGGGCATGGCCAACACCACCCTCTCAGgggcccagtgcctgccctgggaCTCCGACCTGCTGGCCCACGAGTTCTCCACCCGCTCCATGCCACACGCCCGCCGCTGGGGCCTGGGCAGCCACGCCTTCtgcag GAACCCCGATAACGACACCCGTCCCTGGTGCTACAtgctgagggaggggcagctcctgtGGGAGTTCTGCAGCGTCCCGCCCTGCGAGCCTCATGCAG GGGCTGTGGAAGCAGGCGGCCAGGCGGGGGCCGTGCCCACGAGCAGCagcgccagccctgcccaggcctgCGGGCAGCAGTACAAGAAGAGCGTGTCGGCGCGGAGCCGCATTGTGGGAGGCCTGGTGGCCCTGGCCGCCTCCCACCCCTACCTGGCAGCCCTCCACCTGGGGCAGCGCTTCTGCGGGGGAACCCTCATCGCCTCCTGCTGGGTGCTGACGGCGGCGCACTGTCTGCAGCACAG GCCGAATGTCTCCCACATCTCCGTGGGGCTGGGGCGGATCCACTACAACAGCAGCACCCAGGGCTCTGCGGAGCTGGGCGCTCAGAGCTACGTGCTGCACGAGAACTACTCTCAGGTCACCCAGAGGCACGACATCG CCTTGGTGCGCTTGAGGGAGCAGGCCCCCGGCCGCTGTGCCGAGCTCTCCCGCTCCATCCTgcccgcctgcctgcccagcccccgggAGCCGCTCAACGCCAGCAGGCCCTGCGAGATCGCCGGCTGGGGCCACCTGTACGAAG GGGCAGAGGCGCTgtccggggagctgcaggaagctgtgctCCCCATTGTCCCCCATGAGCTGTGCTGCTCCCCCGGGCTGCATGGGGCCCGGGTCACCGCGGACATGCTGTGTGCCGGCTACCTGGAGGGGGGGACCGACGCCTGCCAG GGAGACTCTGGCGGGCCCTTGGTGTGCGAGGAGCAGGGCCGGGCCACGCTGCGTGGGATCATCAGCTGGGGCGTGGGCTGTGGAGAGCAGAGCAAGCCTGGCGTCTACACCAACGTGGCCCGCTACCTGCCCTGGATCCAGGCCCACCTCGGCCAGGCGCCCGCGCAATAA
- the LOC142824242 gene encoding regulator of G-protein signaling 14-like, which translates to MEREADGLAEVPSSVTKSRPAAPRSMNRCTYDLEGLVELLNRAQGCRANDQRGLLSKEILVLPDFLQLPGQDVCPSEGSEQPHGSCRASPMPREAGATCPRDSALTQPPVPSELH; encoded by the exons ATGGAGCGGGAAGCAGACGGGTTGGCAGAGGTGCCCTCCTCCGTCACCAAGTCCAGGCCAGCAGCCCCGAGGAGCATGAACCGGTGCACGTACGACTTGGAAG ggctggtaGAGCTGCTGAACCGGGCGCAGGGCTGCCGGGCCAACGACCAGCGCGGGCTGCTCTCCAAGGAGATCCTGGTCCTGCCcgacttcctgcagctcccgggaCAGGACGTGTGCCCTAGCGAGGGCTCTGAGcagccccacggctcctgcaggGCCAGCCCCATGCCAAGGGAGGCCGGGGCCACTTGTCCCCGGGATTCAGCCCTGACGCAGCCACCGGTTCCTTCAGAACTGCACTGA
- the F12 gene encoding coagulation factor XII isoform X1, which produces MARLLLLALLLSPGAAPPDRPAKPPRTKGEGTAADGEPCHFPFRYQRKMHHSCLWGGPHGPRPWCATTPNYDWDHKWTLCGEDKRVTDPCKPNPCENGGACTGTGGGYRCVCPAPFHGRHCQKAFAESCLEEQLLAYFPPGARWLRSRPPGVEECHCAGGKAVCRPAHGTACATNPCANGGLCVAVKREQVCSCPSGYLGPFCDTVQGQACYSGRGLLYRGMANTTLSGAQCLPWDSDLLAHEFSTRSMPHARRWGLGSHAFCRNPDNDTRPWCYMLREGQLLWEFCSVPPCEPHAGAVEAGGQAGAVPTSSSASPAQACGQQYKKSVSARSRIVGGLVALAASHPYLAALHLGQRFCGGTLIASCWVLTAAHCLQHRPNVSHISVGLGRIHYNSSTQGSAELGAQSYVLHENYSQVTQRHDIALVRLREQAPGRCAELSRSILPACLPSPREPLNASRPCEIAGWGHLYEGAEALSGELQEAVLPIVPHELCCSPGLHGARVTADMLCAGYLEGGTDACQGDSGGPLVCEEQGRATLRGIISWGVGCGEQSKPGVYTNVARYLPWIQAHLGQAPAQ; this is translated from the exons ATggcccggctgctgctgctggctctgctgctcagccctggggcagcccccccg GATCGGCCCGCCAAGCCGCCGAGGACAAAGGGCGAGG GGACAGCAGCCGATGGAGAGCCCTGTCACTTCCCCTTCCGCTACCAGCGCAAGATGCACCATTCCTGCCTGTGGGGCGGCCCGCACGGCCCCCGGCCCTG GTGCGCCACGACCCCGAACTACGACTGGGACCACAAGTGGACTCTCTGTGGGGAGGACAAGAGAGTGACAG ATCCCTGCAAGCCGAACCCCTGTGAGAACGGAGGGGCCTGCACGGGCACCGGGGGCGGCTACCGCTGCgtgtgccctgcccccttccacggCCGGCACTGCCAGAAAG CTTTTGCAGAGAGCTGTTTGGAAGAGCAGCTGCTGGCGTATTTCCCCCCCGGAGCGAGGTGGCTGCGGTCTCGCCCCCCCGGAGTGGAGGAGTGCCACTGTGCAGGCGGGAAGGCGGTCTGCCGGCCAGCCCACGGCACCG CGTGTGCCACCAACCCCTGTGCCAACggtgggctctgtgtggcagTGAAGCGGGAGCAGGTCTGCAGCTGCCCGAGCGGCTACCTCGGGCCGTTCTGCGACACAG TCCAGGGGCAGGCCTGCTACAGCGGGCGCGGGCTCCTGTACCGGGGCATGGCCAACACCACCCTCTCAGgggcccagtgcctgccctgggaCTCCGACCTGCTGGCCCACGAGTTCTCCACCCGCTCCATGCCACACGCCCGCCGCTGGGGCCTGGGCAGCCACGCCTTCtgcag GAACCCCGATAACGACACCCGTCCCTGGTGCTACAtgctgagggaggggcagctcctgtGGGAGTTCTGCAGCGTCCCGCCCTGCGAGCCTCATGCAG GGGCTGTGGAAGCAGGCGGCCAGGCGGGGGCCGTGCCCACGAGCAGCagcgccagccctgcccaggcctgCGGGCAGCAGTACAAGAAGAGCGTGTCGGCGCGGAGCCGCATTGTGGGAGGCCTGGTGGCCCTGGCCGCCTCCCACCCCTACCTGGCAGCCCTCCACCTGGGGCAGCGCTTCTGCGGGGGAACCCTCATCGCCTCCTGCTGGGTGCTGACGGCGGCGCACTGTCTGCAGCACAG GCCGAATGTCTCCCACATCTCCGTGGGGCTGGGGCGGATCCACTACAACAGCAGCACCCAGGGCTCTGCGGAGCTGGGCGCTCAGAGCTACGTGCTGCACGAGAACTACTCTCAGGTCACCCAGAGGCACGACATCG CCTTGGTGCGCTTGAGGGAGCAGGCCCCCGGCCGCTGTGCCGAGCTCTCCCGCTCCATCCTgcccgcctgcctgcccagcccccgggAGCCGCTCAACGCCAGCAGGCCCTGCGAGATCGCCGGCTGGGGCCACCTGTACGAAG GGGCAGAGGCGCTgtccggggagctgcaggaagctgtgctCCCCATTGTCCCCCATGAGCTGTGCTGCTCCCCCGGGCTGCATGGGGCCCGGGTCACCGCGGACATGCTGTGTGCCGGCTACCTGGAGGGGGGGACCGACGCCTGCCAG GGAGACTCTGGCGGGCCCTTGGTGTGCGAGGAGCAGGGCCGGGCCACGCTGCGTGGGATCATCAGCTGGGGCGTGGGCTGTGGAGAGCAGAGCAAGCCTGGCGTCTACACCAACGTGGCCCGCTACCTGCCCTGGATCCAGGCCCACCTCGGCCAGGCGCCCGCGCAATAA